One window from the genome of Terrimicrobium sacchariphilum encodes:
- a CDS encoding TetR/AcrR family transcriptional regulator: MSLVRSSKEETRLRIMTKADQLFRQYGFMKTTVADIADELQMSTANIYKFFPSRNAILESCAERNIATLKAKLAGIVAIGGGSMDRLSQCVLSIFDFHKELLQNERQIFKLVVTAVEEGWPCIRDYDTFLQETFRQLIVQGVETGEFRQTDAAETAQAVLDCLSIALHPHIRYGHVHDSNEESVRAQLRFVAKALRRSEETTAQSLSEPLISH; encoded by the coding sequence ATGAGTTTAGTTCGCTCCAGCAAGGAAGAAACACGCCTTCGAATTATGACCAAGGCGGATCAACTGTTTCGCCAGTATGGCTTTATGAAGACAACGGTCGCAGACATTGCTGACGAGCTGCAGATGTCTACGGCCAACATCTACAAGTTTTTTCCCTCCCGAAATGCCATTCTCGAGTCCTGCGCGGAGAGGAATATTGCCACCCTCAAGGCCAAACTGGCTGGGATCGTCGCGATCGGCGGGGGTTCCATGGATCGCCTTTCGCAGTGCGTTCTGAGCATTTTTGATTTTCACAAGGAACTGCTCCAGAACGAGCGGCAGATCTTTAAACTGGTCGTCACGGCCGTCGAAGAGGGCTGGCCCTGCATCCGCGACTACGACACTTTTTTACAGGAAACCTTCCGGCAACTCATTGTCCAGGGGGTCGAGACGGGGGAGTTTCGCCAGACGGACGCAGCCGAAACAGCCCAGGCGGTGCTCGACTGCCTGAGCATCGCCTTGCATCCCCACATCCGTTACGGGCACGTCCACGATAGCAATGAAGAGAGCGTGCGCGCTCAACTCCGTTTCGTGGCCAAGGCCCTCCGACGCTCTGAAGAAACGACCGCCCAATCGCTCTCCGAACCCCTTATTTCCCACTGA
- a CDS encoding efflux RND transporter permease subunit: MARYFIDRPVFAWVIALVIMLTGGLALTKLPIAQYPNIAPPAIAISVNYPGASAATVQSSVVQVIEQQMNGIDNLIYFSSESTKDGQMTITLTFRQGTNPDVAQVQVQNKLALATPLLPQEVQQQGIRVAKSTRNFLLVVGFVSEDGKMTDKDVADFIVSTVQDPVSRTEGVGDFQVFGSQYAMRIWLDPAKLNNYQLTPGDVRAAIAAQNVQVAAGELGGLPSVKGQQLNATVVGPTRMTTPEEFGNILLKVNPDGGQVRLRDVAEVTLGAENYSITAKYNGKPASGLAIRLATGANALTTVENVKHTIEKLRPNFPEGLEVIYPLDTAPFIELSIEEVVKTLFEAIFLVFCVMYLFLQNFRATLIPTIAVPVVLLGTFGMLAAFGFSINTLTMFGMVLAIGLLVDDAIVVVENVERVMSEEGISPLEATRKSMDQITGALIAIGLVLSAVFIPMAFFGGSTGVIYRQFSITIVSAMMLSVLVAIVLTPSLCATLLKPVQKGHSLHRKGFFGWFNRTFDRGTHRYGATVQHILKRSGRYLVIYAAVVGAMVIIMQSLPKSFLPDEDQGRMFALVTLPPGSTIENTESVLAKVRNYLLNEEGKNVEGVFTVAGFSFAGRGQNSGLAFIRMKDWAVRPGKENKVQAIAQRAMGRFMAIREAMVFPIAPPAVMELGNASGFDFQLMDVGNVGHETLMNARNQLLGMAAKDPSLAGVRPNGLNDEPQFEVEIDREKASALGLTIADINSTLSAAWGSSYVNDFVDRGRVKRVFIQGKPESRMKPDDLGTWYVRNASGQMVPFSAFATGHWTYGSPRLERYNGRPSMQIQGNASPGLSTGDAMTAMENIAAKMPPGVGFEWTGLSYEERAAGAQAGSLYIISLVVVFLCLAALYENWAIPIAVLLAVPLGVFGAVLATWGRGLSNDVFLQVGILTIVGLSAKNAILIVEFAKANFEEGMDLVTAALEAARQRLRPILMTSLAFGLGVVPLAISTGAGSGGQNAIGTGVIGGTLASTFLGILLVPLFFVVIQRLFRAKPKNVSLTTKPTEPHTA; the protein is encoded by the coding sequence CTGGCCCGCTATTTCATCGATCGCCCGGTTTTCGCATGGGTGATCGCGCTGGTCATCATGCTGACAGGTGGCCTCGCGCTGACGAAACTACCAATCGCTCAGTACCCGAACATCGCGCCGCCCGCGATCGCCATTTCCGTAAACTACCCCGGCGCGTCGGCCGCGACGGTGCAGAGCTCCGTCGTGCAGGTGATCGAGCAGCAGATGAACGGCATCGACAACCTGATCTACTTCAGCTCGGAGAGCACGAAGGACGGGCAGATGACGATCACCCTCACCTTCCGCCAGGGGACGAATCCCGACGTGGCGCAGGTGCAGGTGCAGAACAAGCTCGCGCTCGCCACGCCGCTCCTCCCGCAGGAGGTGCAGCAGCAGGGCATCCGCGTGGCCAAGTCGACCCGCAACTTTCTGCTCGTCGTCGGCTTCGTCTCGGAAGACGGCAAGATGACCGACAAGGACGTCGCGGATTTCATCGTCTCGACGGTGCAGGACCCGGTGAGCCGCACGGAGGGCGTCGGCGACTTTCAGGTATTCGGCTCGCAGTACGCGATGCGCATCTGGCTCGATCCCGCAAAACTGAACAATTACCAGCTCACGCCCGGCGACGTGCGCGCAGCCATCGCGGCGCAGAACGTGCAGGTGGCAGCGGGCGAACTCGGCGGGCTGCCCTCGGTAAAAGGTCAGCAGCTGAATGCGACGGTCGTGGGCCCCACGCGCATGACCACGCCGGAGGAGTTTGGAAATATCCTGCTCAAAGTAAACCCAGACGGCGGACAGGTGCGCCTGCGCGATGTGGCAGAGGTCACGCTGGGCGCGGAAAACTACTCCATCACCGCCAAGTACAATGGGAAGCCGGCCTCGGGCCTGGCGATCCGCCTCGCCACGGGGGCCAACGCCCTCACCACGGTGGAGAACGTCAAGCACACGATCGAGAAGCTGCGGCCCAACTTCCCGGAGGGCCTCGAGGTCATCTATCCGCTGGATACCGCGCCCTTCATCGAACTGTCGATCGAGGAGGTGGTGAAGACGCTCTTCGAGGCGATCTTCCTCGTGTTCTGCGTGATGTACCTGTTCCTGCAGAATTTCCGCGCGACGCTCATTCCGACCATCGCCGTGCCTGTGGTGCTGCTCGGCACCTTTGGCATGCTGGCGGCGTTTGGATTTTCCATCAATACGCTCACGATGTTTGGAATGGTGCTGGCCATCGGTCTGCTGGTCGACGACGCCATCGTCGTGGTGGAGAACGTCGAGCGCGTGATGTCGGAGGAGGGAATTTCTCCGCTGGAGGCGACACGAAAATCGATGGATCAGATCACTGGCGCACTGATCGCCATCGGTCTCGTCCTCTCAGCGGTGTTTATCCCGATGGCATTCTTTGGCGGATCGACTGGCGTGATCTACCGCCAGTTTTCCATCACGATCGTCTCAGCGATGATGCTGTCGGTGCTCGTCGCCATCGTATTGACACCCTCACTTTGTGCCACGCTGCTCAAGCCGGTGCAAAAAGGACACTCCCTGCATCGCAAGGGATTCTTCGGATGGTTCAACCGCACTTTTGATCGCGGCACCCATCGCTATGGAGCGACGGTGCAGCACATCCTGAAGCGGTCGGGGCGTTATCTTGTCATCTATGCCGCTGTGGTTGGCGCGATGGTCATCATCATGCAGAGCCTGCCGAAGTCCTTCCTGCCCGATGAGGACCAGGGCCGCATGTTTGCCCTCGTAACCCTGCCCCCCGGCAGCACCATCGAGAATACCGAAAGCGTGCTGGCCAAGGTGCGCAACTATCTCCTCAACGAGGAGGGCAAAAACGTGGAAGGCGTATTTACGGTGGCGGGATTCAGCTTTGCCGGACGCGGGCAGAACTCCGGCCTCGCCTTCATCCGCATGAAGGACTGGGCCGTGCGGCCTGGCAAGGAAAACAAGGTGCAGGCCATCGCGCAGCGGGCCATGGGGCGCTTCATGGCGATCCGCGAGGCTATGGTATTCCCTATCGCCCCGCCCGCCGTGATGGAGCTCGGCAATGCGAGCGGCTTTGACTTTCAGCTGATGGACGTCGGCAATGTCGGTCATGAAACGCTGATGAACGCCCGCAATCAGCTCCTCGGCATGGCCGCGAAGGACCCGAGCCTCGCGGGCGTGCGCCCTAACGGTTTGAATGACGAGCCACAGTTTGAAGTCGAGATCGATCGCGAGAAGGCCAGCGCCCTGGGGCTGACCATCGCGGACATCAACTCGACCCTCTCGGCGGCCTGGGGTTCCTCCTACGTGAATGACTTCGTCGATCGCGGTCGCGTCAAGCGTGTATTCATCCAGGGCAAGCCCGAGTCGCGCATGAAACCGGATGATCTTGGCACCTGGTACGTGCGCAATGCCTCCGGACAAATGGTGCCCTTCTCGGCCTTTGCCACAGGACACTGGACCTACGGGTCACCGCGGCTGGAGCGCTATAACGGCCGGCCCTCGATGCAAATCCAAGGCAATGCCTCGCCCGGCCTGAGCACGGGCGATGCGATGACTGCCATGGAAAATATCGCCGCCAAGATGCCTCCGGGCGTGGGATTCGAATGGACGGGATTGTCCTACGAAGAACGCGCCGCCGGGGCGCAGGCGGGATCGCTTTACATCATCTCGCTCGTTGTCGTCTTTCTCTGCCTTGCCGCGCTCTATGAAAACTGGGCCATTCCGATCGCCGTGCTGCTCGCTGTGCCGCTGGGAGTCTTTGGAGCTGTGCTCGCGACCTGGGGGCGAGGCTTGTCGAATGACGTGTTCTTGCAGGTCGGCATCCTGACCATCGTGGGTCTGTCGGCAAAGAACGCCATTCTGATCGTGGAGTTTGCCAAGGCCAACTTCGAGGAAGGGATGGATCTCGTCACGGCCGCACTGGAGGCAGCCCGGCAGCGGCTGCGACCAATCCTGATGACATCGCTCGCATTTGGCCTCGGCGTCGTGCCTCTGGCCATCTCGACGGGTGCTGGATCAGGCGGCCAGAACGCCATCGGCACCGGCGTGATCGGCGGCACGCTCGCATCGACCTTCCTCGGCATCCTGCTGGTGCCGCTGTTCTTCGTCGTGATTCAGCGTCTCTTCCGCGCAAAGCCGAAGAATGTGTCCTTGACCACCAAACCCACGGAACCCCACACCGCCTAA
- a CDS encoding efflux RND transporter periplasmic adaptor subunit encodes MLNSKTFLYAATALGVGFGLTACGKHNPGSKGMPQMPPQDVGVVTINPQPVEIVTELPGRTSAYRVAEVRPQVGGIILKRLYEEGSDVKEGDQLYQIDPARYQAAYDSAEAAVARAEAAADVARLIMQRRAKLVTSSVISKQDYDDASAALKQADANVAAAKADAETARINLEYTKVMSPISGRIGRSSVTEGALVTTGQTIPLATVYQLEPIYVDVTQSSAQILRLRKQFQQGELKGVDGKEAQAKLILEDGTTYEHPGKLQFSEVAVDQGTGSVTLRAVFPNPEQALLPGMFVRALITEGVNEQGLLVPQRGVTRNVKGQPIALVVKADNTVEARVLETDRIVGDKWLVTKGIEPGDRVIVEGLQKTAPGAKVVPSEITKDGKEGA; translated from the coding sequence ATGTTGAACAGCAAAACCTTCCTCTACGCCGCCACCGCACTCGGGGTGGGATTTGGCCTCACAGCCTGCGGCAAACACAATCCCGGCAGCAAGGGTATGCCCCAGATGCCGCCACAGGATGTCGGAGTGGTAACGATCAATCCGCAGCCGGTGGAGATCGTCACCGAGCTGCCTGGCCGCACATCGGCCTACCGGGTCGCTGAGGTTCGCCCGCAGGTTGGCGGCATCATCCTGAAGCGCCTTTATGAGGAAGGCAGCGATGTGAAGGAAGGCGACCAGCTTTACCAGATCGACCCGGCCAGGTACCAGGCCGCCTACGACAGCGCCGAGGCCGCCGTGGCCCGCGCCGAGGCGGCCGCCGACGTGGCTCGGCTAATCATGCAACGCCGGGCGAAACTCGTCACCTCCAGCGTGATCAGCAAGCAGGACTACGACGACGCCTCCGCCGCGCTGAAGCAGGCCGATGCGAATGTCGCAGCCGCCAAGGCCGATGCGGAGACCGCACGGATCAACCTGGAATATACCAAGGTCATGTCCCCAATTTCCGGGCGTATTGGCCGCTCGTCAGTGACGGAGGGCGCGCTCGTCACCACAGGGCAGACCATTCCTCTCGCCACTGTGTATCAGCTGGAGCCGATCTACGTGGACGTCACGCAATCCAGCGCGCAAATCCTGCGGCTGCGCAAGCAGTTCCAGCAGGGCGAACTCAAGGGCGTGGATGGCAAGGAGGCACAGGCAAAGCTGATCCTGGAAGATGGCACGACCTACGAACACCCCGGCAAGCTGCAATTCTCCGAGGTCGCCGTGGACCAGGGCACGGGATCGGTGACACTGCGCGCGGTATTTCCCAATCCGGAGCAGGCGCTGCTGCCGGGAATGTTTGTCCGAGCGCTCATCACCGAGGGCGTCAATGAACAAGGTCTGCTCGTCCCGCAGCGCGGCGTAACCCGCAATGTGAAGGGTCAGCCGATAGCGCTCGTGGTCAAGGCGGACAACACGGTGGAGGCGCGCGTGCTCGAGACCGACCGCATCGTGGGTGACAAGTGGCTCGTGACCAAGGGCATCGAACCGGGCGACCGTGTGATCGTCGAGGGTCTGCAAAAGACCGCTCCCGGCGCAAAGGTCGTTCCCTCGGAAATCACCAAGGACGGCAAGGAGGGCGCATGA